The Methanobacterium bryantii genomic interval CTATTCTACGTTCTCTCATTTTCTTATCAATAATTATGTTTATATCATTGCATTTCCTGACTCTGGAATCTATAATATCCAATTTGAACATCCAGTATGTACATTGGCGTTATATTTTATGGGTTTTGAGTTAGAGCATTTGAATAGTAAAATTTAAACTTTAACGCTCATGTCCTTGATTATGTACATATTTAAATAGTATAAATTTCATAAAGTATTAACATGAAAAATGAAAATTTAACAGCTAAATTATTTATTCCGGATGATAAGTGAGCTTTAGAAATTTTCAAGTGTATAAGATGGGTAGATGGTGTTTATTGTCCTGAATGCAAATCATTTGACACATACAAAAGGGGATATTTAAACAAAACTAAAGTAAGACGTTACTCCTGCAAAAAATGCGGTAAAAACTTCACAAATTTCACAGGAACTGTTTTTGCCAATAAAAACCTTCCATTAGGTCAAATGTTCTATATTATTGCCAATCTAGATAAAAAAAGCATTAAACGTTTATCTGAAGAGTTAGGACATAAATGGGAAAGTGTTTACCGTTTATCTAAGGATTTTAAGGAATGTTTAGTCAAAAAAACTAGAGATCCTGTCTTATCTGGAGAAATTGAAATAGACGAGATGTATCACTCTTCAGGGCAAAAAGGCGTTAAAAAAAAGAAGCAAGAACAAGAGGACTTAAATTAAGAGGAAGGGGCACTTGGAAAAAGGATAAACCACCAATACTCACTATAGTCCAAAGAACAACAGGAAAAACTATCTTTTCAGTAGAAAAAAATCTTTCCAAACAGTTAATATATTCTAAAATCAAAAAACATTGCCTAAAACCAGTAAAAATATTCACAGATGATTATAAGATCTACACAAAACTTAAAAGGCATAAACTAGTTAAAAAACACAATATAATCAACCATTCTCAACGTAAATACGCTGATGAGGAAAATCATGTTAATAATGCCGAAAACAGACACTCCTTACTAAGACCATTTTTAAACATTTTCCGCGGAGTTTCAAAGAAAAACCTCAACATTTACGTGAAATTTTTCCAATTCACATTCAATAATGGAATTAACTGGTTAGAAAAAGCCTTAAAAATAATATTGAATTCTTGTACACCAAAAAGGAGATGAGCGAACTTTAATTATTAAAATTTTAAGTTTGTTAACATTAGACTGAATTTCCAAAACGAAATATAAAAAGAAGAGTGAATATAATTATTAAACACATTGTAATGGTCT includes:
- a CDS encoding transposase, with product MLTIVQRTTGKTIFSVEKNLSKQLIYSKIKKHCLKPVKIFTDDYKIYTKLKRHKLVKKHNIINHSQRKYADEENHVNNAENRHSLLRPFLNIFRGVSKKNLNIYVKFFQFTFNNGINWLEKALKIILNSCTPKRR